From one Plasmodium yoelii strain 17X genome assembly, chromosome: 12 genomic stretch:
- a CDS encoding RING zinc finger protein, putative, translating to MVEEGNTTHTYFGRIYKNVSNYVNNYMTASDQEMQNNTDPIMDIITTAPSDSLYFIERINLISAIISISTSFPYLTYLFIYWDDCSCNDILRWWIVINSILQLLQAPIRFFLYLLLRKYKLENERMHIEALRRLTSSKGWKLSKRFSLLNYLWFITGTVVMVVTRKHTKNYYLWFISWTIILSCIFRVFFTIIWFCFFFPYHQNIPKKKKGVPKAFLAEIPTFKYSSDRKLKNESCSICLSDFVEKDEIFEFRCMHNFHTKCAKKWLSQRRQCPLCQRDVMKSD from the exons ATGGTAGAAGAAGGAAATACCACTCATACATATTTCGgaagaatatataaaaatgtgtcTAAT tatgTCAACAATTATATGACCGCATCTGACCAAGAGATGCAAAACAATACCGATCCAATAATGGACATAATTACTACGGCACCTAGTGactctttatattttattgaaaGAATAAATCTCATATCAGCCATTATAAGTATAAGTACATCATTCCCATActtaacatatttatttatttattgggATGATTGCTCATGCAACGATATATTAAGATGGTGGATTGTTATTAATAGCATATTACAACTGCTACAAGCGCCAATCCGATTTTTCTTATATCTATTACTAAGAAAATATAAGCTTGAAAACGAAAGGATGCACATTGAAGC GCTACGAAGGCTTACTAGCTCAAAGGGATGGAAACTCAGTAAAAGATTcagtttattaaattatttgtgGTTTATAACAGGAACTGTTGTAATGGTGGTCACAAGAAAACacacaaaaaattattatttatggtTCATTTCGTGgactattatattatcatgcATATTTAGAGTATTCTTTACAATAATATGGTTTTGCTTTTTCTTTCCATATCATCAAAATATACCTAAAAAGAAAAAGGGAGTTCCCAAAGCATTTTTGGCTGAAATTCCaacatttaaatattcatcagatagaaaattaaaaaatgaatcatGTTCTATTTGTCTATCTGATTTTGttgaaaaagatgaaattTTTGAATTTAGATGCATGCACAATTTCCATACTAAATGTGCGAAAAAGTGGCTATCACAAAGAAGACAATGCCCTCTATGCCAAAGGGATGTTATGAAATCAGATTAG
- a CDS encoding SNARE protein, putative, protein MDIWDTDYEKTIETGKEIKKILRKNENDRKKAKNRAILRGKIAEFNQNMKFLIHQLNNDYIKNDIRYKSNEEKYMSKVDFLETMKKDISELYEEYGTNNESNTSYNITMDFVNNFDSRDGSYITDISREELMLKQHNIMRLQDEQLEFLEGTTQNLKSISYNINNEIQVHNEILDDIDRDMDETSDLLDRNRNIFTRITNSTSNYYLYMLICLLTVTLFFLIIIL, encoded by the exons ATGGATATATGGGATACTGATTATGAAAAAACCATTGAAACGGgaaaagaaattaaaaaaatattgagaaaaaatgaaaatgatcgAAAAAAGGCTAAAAACAGAGCAATATTGAGGGGGAAAATAGCCGaatttaatcaaaatatgaaatttttAATACATCAATTAAACaatgattatataaaaaatgatataagaTATAAATCAAATGAAGAGAAATATATGAGTAAAGTAGACTTCCTAGAAACAATGAAAAAAGATATATCAGAACTGTACGAAGAATATGGAACGAATAATGAATCG aaCACTTCGTATAACATAACGATGGATTTTGTAAACAATTTTGATAGCAGAGATGGGTCATATATAACTGATATAAGCAGAGAAGAGTTGATGTTAAAACAACATAATATAATGAGATTGCAAGATGAACAACTTGAATTTCTTGAAGGAACAAcacaaaatttaaaaagtattagctataatataaataacgaAATACAAGTacataatgaaatattagaTGATATAGATAGAGATATGGATGAAACAAGTGATTTATTGGATAGAAATAGAAACATTTTTACCAGAATTACTAACAGTACGagtaattattatttgtacatgttaatttgtttattaacAGTTACACTTTTCTTTTTGATCATAATACTTTAG